One stretch of Hevea brasiliensis isolate MT/VB/25A 57/8 chromosome 12, ASM3005281v1, whole genome shotgun sequence DNA includes these proteins:
- the LOC110665634 gene encoding protein TIC 20-IV, chloroplastic: MTVLAVRAAAATTATQASRQALKPTMLLAPGIVTVATAYRYKDVIFDGCTKIIGAGKPLRSSPIVLCRPNFPALPGLSMSMSSQGPNQQLHACFSKEKKFSHRSAASTSVFGGQDSHSYGIPRLPAQRSSSDLPRAYKNDFFRLPFPLLDEKPEWWWRTLACLPYLIALQLSDAGYFLQPFLEHHDYFQDLIYFVPGAVSRLPPWFTMLYYYIAYIGIVKNKEWPHFFRFHLMMGMLLETATQLIWYTSNFFPLIHYKGTYGMYYWAGVGLAYILVLLQCVRCALAGGYAHIPGISDAALIHTLFNLGGFQRPF, from the exons ATGACTGTGTTAGCTGTTAGGGCAGCTGCAGCCACCACTGCTACTCAGGCCTCTCGCCAAGCTCTCAAGCCAACTATGCTTCTTGCTCCGGGCATTGTTACTGTTGCTACTGCTTACAG GTACAAGGATGTGATTTTTGATGGATGTACCAAGATTATAGGGGCAGGTAAGCCCTTGCGAAGTAGCCCAATTGTTTTGTGCAGACCTAACTTTCCTGCCTTGCCTGGTTTGTCAATGAGCATGAGTTCACAAGGCCCTAATCAGCAGCTGCATGCCTGCTTTTCTAAAG AAAAAAAGTTCTCCCACCGTTCTGCTGCATCAACCTCAGTTTTTGGAGGTCAAGATAGCCACTCTTACGGAATCCCTAGATTACCTGCTCAGCGAAGTTCCTCTGACCTCCCTAGAGCATACAAGAATGACTTTTTCAGGTTGCCCTTCCCACTATTAGATGAGAAACCAGAATGGTGGTGGAGGACATTAGCTTGTCTTCCCTATTTGATTGCCCTGCAGCTGTCAGATGCTGGGTATTTTCTCCAGCCCTTCCTAGAACATCATGACTACTTCCAAGATTTGATATATTTTGTCCCAGGAGCTGTCTCGAGATTACCACCTTGGTTCACAATGCTTTATTACTACATTGCTTATATTGGAATTGTGAAGAACAAAGAGTGGCCTCACTTTTTTAGGTTCCATCTTATGATGGGCATGTTGTTGGAAACAGCCACGCAGTTGATATGGTATACGAGCAACTTCTTTCCTCTCATACACTACAAAGGTACGTATGGGATGTATTATTGGGCAGGTGTGGGATTAGCATACATTTTGGTTCTGTTGCAGTGTGTACGGTGTGCTCTTGCTGGTGGTTATGCTCATATCCCTGGAATTAGCGACGCCGCCCTAATCCATACTCTGTTTAATTTAGGAGGCTTCCAGCGGCCATTCTAG
- the LOC110665643 gene encoding replication protein A 14 kDa subunit B has product MDTSSPAIFVNGESLQMYVGKKVRSVVQVIKSDGGDMIGKSTDEHQWTIKGLSSAPLMSYVEVIGVAESNQSICAELWTDFGKTFDAYSYNQLCQLANGEFKALFL; this is encoded by the exons ATGGATACATCAAGCCCTGCAATTTTTGTTAATGGAGAGTCGTTGCAGATGTATGTAGGGAAAAAGGTTCGATCAGTGGTTCAAGTTATTAAATCTGATGGTGGAGACATGATTGGAAAATCTACAGACGAACATCAATGGACTATAAAGGGCTTGTCATCTGCTCCTCTTATGAGTTATGTGGAGGTTATTGGTGTTGCTGAGAGCAACCAATCAATCTGTGCTGAATTATGGACCGACTTTGGCAAAACATTTG ATGCCTACTCTTACAATCAACTATGCCAACTTGCAAACGGGGAATTCAAAGCTTTATTTCTCTAG